Proteins co-encoded in one Paracrocinitomix mangrovi genomic window:
- a CDS encoding PKD domain-containing protein, giving the protein MMKHLLLGVMATLSAAFSWSQTVVYSEDFTSGATWALNTVTGAEGSNPNVWYISCQEDGQTAGSCGTACVITDNSLHVGADALAGGDLGAAYFETGAGITNTDRRAESGNISTVGFTNLTLSFDMIGNGGNANDYCELMYSTDGGGTWTSLATPLTSLCCGGIACDGFTQGLWQNNTYALPAACENIANLRIGFVWKNLDDGIATDPSFAVDDIQITTPATGAPAADFTASSVSICAGNCIDFTDASTLGTNPTWSWTFNGSTTANSTSQNPTAICYPAPGSYQVSLTVTDDNGTDTETKVSYITVTASANAGSNVAQNLCNNTTLDLNTVLSGQDAGGTWTETSGTPSGQFTAGTGVLDGNGLTAGNVYTFEYTVTGTSPCPDATATVTITMTSCTGTPPTADFSTTNTTICAGDCIDFSDLSTVGTNPTWSWTFTGAQTTSSTSQNPTGICYINPGTYDVSLTVTDDGGSDTQTMTTYITVNPSPSVTASASPATTICTGEQVTLTGSGAQTYTWDNGVTDGTAFTPTATTTYTVTGTDANGCTRDAVITITVEACDTLTAGWSVSSNTICSGDCITFTNETTGTVSYYEWDFGGGGIPNTSNSSNPTVCFPGVGNYTVELTAIGGGDTSVFTDVITVLGSPSITAQLDTVIDLGGTAGLYSYGFGQGTYHWEPSDVVLCDTCSSTEANPILDTDFIVTFTDTNGCSVTDTVLVLVNFIEAINVPSAFSPNGDGTNDVLYVKGYGIERMTLTIYNRYGQKIFECDNQGIGWDGTFLGREENSGVFAWVLEYKLFNGTTGVLKGNTTLIR; this is encoded by the coding sequence ATGATGAAACATCTACTACTAGGTGTAATGGCAACCTTAAGTGCCGCCTTTTCCTGGTCTCAAACTGTTGTATACAGTGAAGATTTCACTTCTGGAGCAACTTGGGCCTTGAATACTGTTACTGGTGCTGAAGGTTCAAATCCAAATGTTTGGTATATCTCTTGTCAGGAGGATGGTCAAACGGCTGGTTCTTGTGGAACTGCTTGCGTAATCACTGATAATTCACTTCACGTGGGTGCAGATGCACTTGCAGGAGGAGATTTAGGGGCTGCTTATTTCGAAACTGGAGCAGGTATAACCAATACAGATCGTAGAGCCGAATCAGGAAACATAAGCACAGTAGGATTTACCAACCTTACCTTAAGTTTTGATATGATAGGTAATGGAGGAAATGCCAATGATTATTGTGAGTTAATGTATAGTACAGATGGTGGAGGTACATGGACTTCATTGGCTACACCGCTTACTTCTTTGTGTTGTGGTGGTATTGCATGTGATGGTTTTACTCAGGGATTATGGCAAAACAACACTTATGCTTTACCAGCCGCTTGTGAAAATATTGCTAACCTAAGAATAGGTTTTGTTTGGAAAAATTTAGATGATGGAATTGCAACTGACCCATCTTTTGCCGTAGATGATATTCAAATTACTACTCCGGCTACAGGAGCGCCGGCAGCTGATTTTACAGCTTCTTCTGTTTCAATTTGTGCAGGCAACTGTATTGATTTTACAGATGCAAGTACGTTGGGAACCAATCCTACTTGGTCATGGACTTTCAACGGATCAACAACGGCTAATTCAACCAGTCAAAATCCAACTGCGATATGTTATCCGGCACCTGGTTCATATCAGGTTTCGTTAACGGTTACAGATGATAATGGTACAGATACTGAAACAAAAGTGAGTTATATAACTGTAACAGCTTCAGCAAATGCAGGATCTAACGTGGCTCAAAATTTATGTAATAACACAACACTTGATTTAAATACAGTATTATCTGGTCAAGACGCTGGTGGAACTTGGACAGAAACATCAGGAACTCCTTCTGGTCAATTTACAGCTGGAACGGGTGTGTTGGATGGAAATGGACTAACGGCTGGAAACGTTTATACTTTTGAGTATACCGTTACTGGTACATCTCCTTGTCCTGATGCAACTGCCACTGTTACTATTACAATGACAAGTTGTACAGGAACTCCTCCTACAGCTGACTTTTCAACTACAAATACTACTATTTGTGCGGGAGATTGTATAGATTTTTCAGATTTGAGTACAGTTGGAACCAATCCTACATGGTCATGGACATTTACTGGAGCTCAAACAACTTCTTCTACATCTCAAAATCCAACAGGAATTTGTTATATAAATCCAGGGACTTATGACGTGTCATTGACCGTTACAGATGATGGAGGAAGTGATACGCAAACCATGACTACATATATTACAGTAAATCCTTCGCCAAGTGTTACTGCTAGTGCTAGCCCGGCTACTACTATTTGTACCGGTGAGCAAGTAACATTAACAGGAAGTGGTGCACAAACCTACACATGGGATAATGGAGTAACAGATGGAACGGCATTTACTCCAACAGCAACTACTACTTATACGGTAACAGGAACAGATGCCAATGGATGTACAAGAGATGCTGTTATTACAATTACAGTTGAAGCTTGTGATACACTCACTGCCGGATGGTCTGTTTCAAGCAACACTATTTGTTCTGGAGATTGTATAACATTTACGAATGAAACCACCGGAACTGTATCTTATTATGAATGGGATTTTGGTGGAGGAGGAATACCTAATACATCAAATAGTTCTAATCCAACGGTTTGTTTCCCTGGAGTTGGTAACTACACAGTTGAATTAACTGCTATTGGTGGTGGAGATACTTCAGTATTTACAGATGTAATAACGGTTTTAGGTAGCCCTAGTATTACTGCTCAACTTGATACGGTAATTGATCTAGGTGGTACTGCAGGATTATATTCTTACGGTTTTGGACAAGGAACTTATCATTGGGAACCATCTGATGTGGTGTTATGTGATACTTGTTCAAGTACAGAAGCTAATCCAATTTTAGATACTGATTTTATTGTAACATTTACAGATACAAACGGATGTTCTGTTACTGACACTGTATTGGTATTGGTAAACTTTATTGAGGCTATAAATGTACCTTCTGCTTTCTCACCTAACGGTGATGGAACCAATGATGTGCTTTATGTGAAAGGTTACGGAATTGAGAGGATGACATTGACCATTTATAATAGATACGGTCAAAAAATATTTGAATGCGACAATCAGGGTATTGGTTGGGATGGAACATTCTTGGGAAGAGAAGAAAATTCCGGCGTATTTGCATGGGTCCTCGAGTATAAGTTGTTTAATGGCACCACGGGAGTGCTCAAGGGAAATACAACCCTGATAAGGTAA
- a CDS encoding PorP/SprF family type IX secretion system membrane protein: protein MKKLGIVLVCVLSVLKANAQQDKHFSMFAESPVYMNPATAGFMPGKLQLFTNFRMQWLTVSDNPYRTISAAADTRVLDNGNFMGLGLTFYNDVAGDGQYMINEVTVPINYALEVGKNSHVALGLQFGWYSRTLQSAAFTWDNQWTGASFNTDLPSNEAIFGQNFSSSKFDLSTGFHYYGHVKENVRISLGVAGHHLTKQKINFYSDDDKLFRKLTIHGQAEIKQIGTTLTVYPAFYGFLQGPNMEFTMGSNFRFLLRDASRTTGYFSETALSLGAYYRFGDAVLVNAILDLSGLSIGAGYDINISGMSKATNSVGGFEVFIRYRMKFAKKGLGNPSIH from the coding sequence ATGAAAAAGTTAGGAATCGTTTTAGTTTGTGTTTTGTCGGTGTTAAAAGCAAATGCTCAACAAGACAAGCATTTTTCAATGTTCGCAGAATCTCCTGTGTACATGAATCCTGCTACAGCCGGATTTATGCCCGGTAAATTGCAATTATTTACCAATTTCAGAATGCAGTGGTTAACTGTATCGGATAATCCATACCGAACAATTTCTGCGGCCGCAGATACTAGAGTTTTGGACAACGGAAACTTTATGGGATTGGGTTTAACCTTTTACAATGATGTTGCAGGTGATGGTCAATATATGATTAATGAAGTTACCGTTCCGATTAATTATGCATTAGAAGTTGGTAAGAATAGCCATGTTGCGCTAGGTTTACAATTTGGGTGGTATTCTAGAACACTACAAAGTGCTGCTTTCACCTGGGATAACCAATGGACAGGTGCAAGTTTTAATACAGATTTGCCAAGTAATGAGGCCATTTTTGGACAAAATTTTAGCTCAAGCAAGTTTGACTTGTCTACTGGATTCCACTATTACGGACATGTTAAAGAAAATGTAAGAATTAGTTTAGGAGTTGCCGGACATCATTTAACGAAGCAAAAAATCAATTTCTATTCTGATGACGATAAGTTGTTTAGAAAGTTGACCATCCATGGACAGGCAGAAATCAAACAAATAGGAACAACACTTACAGTTTATCCTGCTTTTTATGGATTTTTACAAGGACCCAATATGGAGTTCACAATGGGGTCTAATTTTAGATTCTTGTTAAGAGACGCTTCAAGAACAACAGGTTATTTTAGTGAGACGGCATTATCGTTAGGAGCATATTATAGATTTGGTGATGCAGTTTTGGTAAATGCCATATTGGATTTGTCAGGACTTTCTATTGGTGCAGGTTATGACATCAATATTTCTGGCATGTCTAAAGCCACAAACTCAGTTGGTGGTTTTGAAGTTTTTATTAGATATAGAATGAAATTCGCCAAGAAAGGTTTAGGAAATCCTTCGATCCACTAA
- the dusB gene encoding tRNA dihydrouridine synthase DusB, with protein MEDVSDPPFRALCKRYGADMMYTEFISSEGLIRDAAKSVQKLDIYEYERPIGIQIFGSDIESMKKTTEIVEKTNPDVIDINYGCPVKKVACKGAGAGILQDIPKMVEMTKEIVNTTHLPVTVKTRLGWDDSTKYIVEVAERLQDVGIEAISIHGRTRKQMYKGDADWSLIAEVKNNPRMKIPVFGNGDINSGEKAVEYRDRYGVDGIMIGRAAIGNPWVFNDIKQYMKDETIRPSASIKERVQVTKEHLDMSIEWKGEILGINEMKRHYANYFKGIPNFKEYRMKLVTSMDLQEVYDTLAKIESEFGAVEI; from the coding sequence ATGGAAGATGTTTCTGATCCGCCTTTTAGAGCTTTATGCAAAAGGTATGGTGCAGATATGATGTATACCGAGTTTATTTCATCTGAAGGTTTAATTAGAGATGCAGCAAAATCTGTTCAAAAGTTAGATATCTATGAATATGAGCGTCCAATTGGAATTCAAATTTTTGGCTCAGACATTGAAAGCATGAAAAAAACCACAGAAATTGTGGAGAAAACTAATCCGGATGTGATTGATATCAATTATGGATGTCCGGTTAAAAAAGTGGCATGTAAAGGAGCAGGAGCGGGGATCTTACAAGATATCCCAAAGATGGTTGAAATGACCAAAGAAATAGTGAATACTACCCATTTACCAGTTACAGTTAAAACGCGTTTAGGATGGGATGATAGTACCAAATACATTGTTGAGGTCGCAGAGAGATTACAAGATGTAGGGATTGAAGCCATATCTATACACGGAAGAACCAGAAAACAGATGTATAAAGGTGATGCAGATTGGTCTTTAATTGCAGAGGTAAAGAATAATCCCAGAATGAAAATACCTGTGTTTGGAAATGGGGACATTAATTCAGGTGAAAAAGCGGTTGAATACAGAGATAGATATGGAGTTGATGGAATTATGATAGGACGTGCTGCAATAGGTAATCCATGGGTCTTTAATGATATCAAACAATACATGAAGGATGAAACAATCAGACCATCTGCAAGTATTAAAGAGAGAGTGCAAGTAACAAAGGAACATCTTGACATGTCAATTGAATGGAAAGGGGAGATACTTGGAATCAACGAAATGAAAAGGCATTATGCCAATTACTTTAAAGGAATTCCAAACTTTAAAGAATACCGAATGAAATTGGTTACCTCAATGGATTTGCAAGAAGTGTATGATACGCTTGCAAAGATTGAATCTGAATTTGGTGCTGTTGAAATCTAG
- a CDS encoding DUF2279 domain-containing protein has product MNGIRFILFLIIFSFNASKLNAQFLVPSDSLNKKRLIAVSAIGAASWTGSIGGLYFVWYKDFPKTGFHVFNDNQQWQHMDKMGHLYISHHVGRFVGDLYEWSGLNHKKASIIGAGVSLGYMSTFELLDATNEQWGFSWGDMGYNTLGAVTYWGQEYFFNKQYVQFKFSAHHSGLAEYRPEVLGSNATSRMLKDYNGQTYWMSFNPIYWFKKESKFPEWINLSLGYSINNQLIGDGGTFVYTDGITSQSFTPYKQYFLSFDVNFEAIPTDRRWLKLIFRGLNYFKVPFPALEFSQGKVGFRPFYF; this is encoded by the coding sequence ATGAATGGGATTAGGTTCATACTTTTTTTAATCATATTCAGCTTCAACGCATCAAAGTTGAATGCTCAATTTTTAGTACCATCTGACTCCCTAAATAAAAAACGACTAATTGCTGTAAGTGCAATTGGAGCTGCTTCTTGGACAGGATCTATTGGTGGTTTGTATTTTGTTTGGTACAAAGATTTTCCTAAAACAGGATTTCATGTTTTTAACGATAATCAACAATGGCAGCACATGGACAAAATGGGTCATCTGTACATCTCACATCATGTTGGGAGATTCGTTGGTGATTTATATGAATGGTCCGGACTTAATCATAAAAAGGCATCTATTATAGGAGCAGGAGTAAGTTTAGGATATATGTCAACTTTTGAATTGTTGGACGCAACGAATGAACAATGGGGGTTTTCATGGGGAGATATGGGTTATAATACATTAGGAGCTGTCACATATTGGGGACAAGAGTATTTTTTTAATAAACAATATGTCCAATTCAAATTCTCTGCGCATCATTCCGGTTTAGCTGAATATAGACCTGAAGTTCTGGGAAGCAATGCCACAAGCAGAATGTTAAAAGACTACAATGGTCAAACCTATTGGATGAGTTTCAACCCCATTTATTGGTTTAAAAAGGAATCTAAATTTCCTGAATGGATTAATTTATCACTTGGATACAGCATCAATAATCAGCTGATTGGTGATGGCGGTACTTTCGTTTATACGGATGGTATTACTTCTCAAAGCTTTACGCCGTATAAGCAGTATTTTTTATCTTTTGATGTAAATTTTGAGGCCATTCCTACAGATAGAAGATGGCTAAAACTGATTTTTAGAGGATTGAATTATTTTAAAGTTCCTTTTCCTGCACTAGAATTTTCACAAGGTAAAGTAGGTTTCAGGCCATTTTATTTCTAG
- a CDS encoding pyruvate dehydrogenase complex E1 component subunit beta yields the protein MKTVQFREALREAMSEEMRANENVFLMGEEVAEYNGAYKVSQGMLDEFGPKRVIDTPIAELGFAGIGVGAAMNGLRPIVEFMTWNFAILAADQIINSAAKMLQMSGGQVGCPIVFRGGNGTAGQLAATHSQSFEAFYAHVPGLKVITPSTPYDAKGLLKSAIRDEDPVVFLESEKMYGDKGEIPEGEYIIPIGVADVKREGTDVTIVSFGKIIKEAHKAADELAKEGISCEIIDLRTIRPIDYAAVVESVKKTNRCVVVEESWPLASISSEIAYHLQNYAFDYLDAPVKRVTQTDTPFAFSPSLIDAALPNVPRIVAAIKSVMYK from the coding sequence ATGAAAACTGTACAATTTCGTGAAGCCTTAAGAGAGGCAATGTCTGAAGAGATGCGCGCCAATGAGAACGTATTCTTAATGGGTGAAGAAGTAGCCGAGTATAACGGAGCTTATAAAGTATCTCAAGGAATGTTAGATGAGTTTGGACCTAAACGAGTAATTGACACACCAATTGCCGAGCTAGGTTTCGCAGGAATTGGAGTTGGTGCAGCCATGAATGGTTTGAGACCAATCGTTGAGTTTATGACTTGGAACTTTGCCATTTTAGCTGCAGACCAGATTATTAATTCAGCAGCAAAGATGTTGCAAATGTCTGGAGGACAAGTTGGTTGTCCAATTGTATTTAGAGGTGGGAACGGAACTGCAGGTCAGCTAGCTGCAACACACTCACAAAGTTTTGAAGCTTTTTATGCTCATGTTCCGGGATTAAAAGTTATCACACCTTCAACTCCTTATGACGCTAAAGGTTTATTAAAATCTGCTATTAGAGATGAGGATCCGGTAGTTTTCTTAGAGTCTGAAAAAATGTATGGTGATAAAGGAGAAATTCCTGAAGGCGAATACATCATTCCTATTGGAGTGGCAGATGTAAAAAGAGAAGGAACTGATGTTACAATTGTAAGTTTTGGTAAAATCATCAAAGAAGCACATAAAGCTGCTGATGAATTAGCAAAAGAAGGAATCTCTTGTGAAATTATTGATTTGAGAACTATCAGACCAATTGATTATGCAGCTGTTGTTGAATCAGTGAAAAAGACTAATCGTTGTGTTGTTGTTGAAGAATCATGGCCTTTGGCTTCAATTTCTTCTGAGATTGCATATCACTTACAAAATTATGCATTTGATTATCTTGATGCTCCTGTAAAAAGAGTAACTCAAACTGATACTCCTTTTGCATTTAGCCCAAGCTTGATTGATGCAGCTTTACCAAACGTTCCTAGAATCGTTGCTGCTATCAAATCAGTAATGTATAAGTAA
- a CDS encoding peptidylprolyl isomerase, with protein sequence MAIIGKIQKNSVLLLVVIGGAMLAFIFSDNFSGGGGSGEILPLGTVYDEGIDEEEYEQLRTVYVDREISSAMEQNGGNAISDDQRRQKEQQAEDQAFNEVIRRNLMNREFDKLGIVCTTTELTDMLHGNHIHPWVEAIPMFRDRTGQFSRDSVRNYMRFLGPENEPLDNPDFREAWLQSVKQWQEFERELMDTRKADKYVTLIKNGLFVNSLEAEHDYYSKSETRSIRFVVQKYTDIPDSTVNLTDEDIKAYYDEHKDEKQFEMQESRDVDYVTFEVKPTEDDVQDIKEEMTSMKEKFAKTDENLSFMMKNSSIQTGWDTIEYNRGTTAFGLANPQFGIPGTITEEADDAVQESKVGDVIGPFSAVDQGTGDDIVYIAKVTKTRTEKQAWVRHILIQIDATRSEEEAKAMADSVIAEIKTNSNFVEMVQKVSEDPGSKETGGEYKWFAEGRMVPEFNDASFNGAIGQLQLVKTTYGYHIVEVLGRAERVIPSLAVVTKKVEPSENTILDREQMVFDFIYNVNNSDKDSAFFNISSDSGLTVLHSRVWINQNYINGMNDNKKMMGFLFNRNRLEGDISDPLFDGDKYVVAYLTNIIEEGTPEFEDVKEQMRFPALKDKKAAMYMDKMAGKENLEQVVQVMNKGQILNAQLTFGANVIAGGGGNEPEVIGSLFRSELQEGYMTVPLKGRTGVYVCILDRISPPAETSDYSEQTAYLTSSRRQTADNLVIRALREAADVQDNRRKREYQ encoded by the coding sequence ATGGCTATAATTGGTAAAATTCAAAAGAATTCAGTGCTTCTGCTAGTTGTTATCGGAGGTGCTATGTTGGCATTTATCTTTTCAGATAATTTCTCTGGAGGAGGAGGATCAGGTGAGATTCTTCCTTTAGGAACTGTTTATGACGAAGGAATTGACGAAGAAGAGTACGAGCAGTTAAGAACAGTTTATGTTGACAGAGAAATCAGTAGCGCAATGGAGCAAAATGGCGGAAATGCGATATCTGATGATCAAAGAAGACAAAAAGAACAACAAGCGGAAGATCAAGCATTCAATGAAGTAATCAGAAGAAACTTGATGAATCGTGAGTTTGATAAATTAGGTATTGTGTGTACTACTACTGAGTTAACTGACATGTTACATGGTAATCACATTCACCCTTGGGTAGAAGCAATTCCTATGTTTAGAGACAGAACCGGTCAATTTTCACGTGACTCTGTAAGAAACTATATGAGATTTTTAGGTCCTGAAAATGAGCCATTGGATAATCCTGATTTTAGAGAAGCATGGTTGCAAAGCGTTAAGCAATGGCAAGAATTCGAAAGAGAATTAATGGATACCAGAAAAGCAGATAAATATGTGACTTTGATTAAAAATGGTTTATTCGTTAACTCTTTAGAAGCTGAACATGACTATTACTCAAAAAGTGAAACAAGATCAATCAGATTTGTAGTTCAAAAATATACTGATATCCCTGATTCAACTGTTAACCTTACAGACGAAGATATTAAAGCATATTATGATGAGCACAAAGACGAAAAGCAATTTGAAATGCAAGAGTCTAGAGATGTTGATTACGTAACTTTTGAAGTAAAACCAACTGAGGATGACGTTCAAGATATTAAAGAGGAAATGACCTCTATGAAAGAGAAATTCGCTAAAACTGATGAGAACCTTAGTTTTATGATGAAAAACTCTTCAATCCAAACTGGTTGGGATACTATTGAATACAATAGAGGAACAACTGCATTTGGTCTTGCTAATCCACAATTTGGTATCCCTGGAACAATTACAGAAGAGGCTGATGACGCAGTACAAGAATCAAAAGTAGGTGATGTTATTGGACCATTTAGTGCAGTTGATCAAGGAACTGGAGATGATATCGTATATATTGCTAAAGTAACTAAGACCAGAACTGAAAAACAAGCTTGGGTAAGACACATCCTTATCCAAATAGATGCTACTAGATCTGAAGAAGAAGCAAAAGCAATGGCTGACAGTGTTATTGCTGAAATCAAAACTAACAGCAACTTCGTTGAAATGGTACAAAAAGTATCAGAAGATCCAGGATCAAAAGAAACTGGTGGTGAATACAAATGGTTTGCTGAAGGAAGAATGGTTCCTGAGTTTAATGATGCCTCATTTAACGGAGCTATTGGTCAATTACAATTAGTTAAAACTACTTATGGTTATCATATTGTTGAAGTTCTGGGAAGAGCGGAAAGAGTAATTCCTTCTTTGGCAGTTGTAACTAAGAAAGTAGAACCATCTGAAAATACAATCTTAGATAGAGAGCAAATGGTTTTTGACTTTATCTACAATGTAAATAATTCAGATAAAGATTCAGCTTTCTTTAACATTTCAAGTGACAGTGGTTTAACTGTTTTACATTCTAGAGTTTGGATTAACCAAAACTACATTAATGGAATGAACGACAACAAAAAAATGATGGGATTCCTTTTCAATAGAAATAGATTAGAAGGAGATATCTCAGATCCATTGTTTGACGGAGATAAATATGTTGTTGCTTATTTAACTAACATCATTGAAGAAGGTACACCTGAATTTGAAGATGTAAAAGAGCAAATGAGATTCCCTGCATTGAAAGACAAAAAAGCTGCAATGTATATGGATAAAATGGCCGGAAAAGAGAATCTTGAGCAAGTTGTTCAAGTAATGAATAAAGGTCAAATTTTGAATGCTCAGTTAACTTTCGGTGCAAATGTTATTGCCGGTGGTGGAGGAAATGAGCCTGAAGTAATTGGTTCTTTATTTAGAAGTGAATTACAAGAAGGATACATGACTGTTCCATTAAAAGGAAGAACTGGAGTTTACGTTTGTATTTTAGACAGAATTTCTCCTCCTGCTGAAACTTCTGATTACTCAGAGCAAACTGCTTATTTAACAAGTAGCAGAAGACAAACTGCAGATAACCTTGTTATCAGAGCTTTAAGAGAAGCTGCTGATGTACAGGATAACAGAAGAAAAAGAGAATATCAATAA
- a CDS encoding acyl-CoA thioesterase, which produces MKTKTPKETLAIQTKVVLPHETNSLGKLFGGALLAWMDEIAAVSAHRHSKRVVVTASINNVSFGEPIDLGAIVTLEAKVSRAFSSSMEVFIDVFVEDRLTGEMRKCNEAIYTFVAVDQNGGPISVPELVPETELEKERFDAALRRRQLSLVLAGKLDPHDATELKSIFI; this is translated from the coding sequence ATGAAAACAAAAACGCCAAAAGAAACCCTGGCAATCCAAACAAAAGTTGTGTTGCCTCACGAAACAAATTCGTTGGGAAAATTGTTCGGTGGAGCATTGTTAGCCTGGATGGATGAAATTGCAGCTGTTTCAGCTCATAGACATTCAAAAAGGGTAGTTGTTACTGCATCAATTAATAATGTTTCATTTGGTGAACCCATTGATTTAGGTGCAATTGTAACACTGGAAGCAAAGGTGTCGCGTGCTTTTTCATCTTCAATGGAAGTGTTTATTGATGTATTTGTGGAAGATAGATTAACTGGTGAGATGCGTAAATGCAATGAGGCGATTTATACCTTTGTTGCTGTTGATCAAAACGGCGGACCTATTAGCGTGCCTGAATTGGTTCCTGAAACCGAATTGGAAAAAGAAAGGTTTGATGCGGCATTGAGAAGACGTCAACTAAGTTTAGTTTTAGCCGGCAAACTAGATCCGCATGATGCTACAGAATTAAAATCAATTTTTATATAA
- a CDS encoding glycosyltransferase family 9 protein has translation MKKILIIRFSSIGDIVLTTPVIRCIKKQLDAEVHFITKKSYSSLFEVNPYVDKLWTIDKEVTEVTKALKEEKFDFIVDLHHNLRSFRLKSKLRRPSASFPKLNKHKWMLTKLKINKMPSKHIVDRYFEAVKPLGVKNDHAGLDYFIPEKWMVSLADYNIPRKYYSFVIGAKFGTKRLPNEKIIEIIQHLDKTVVILGGPEDVENAGKIEAVCENVVNVVGKINLHQSASILDRSEKVITHDTGLMHIAAAFKKEIVSIWGNTSPAFGMFPYIPNEEANFSIHEVELKCRPCSKIGYDRCPKGHFNCMMLQDTKAIVKDIQG, from the coding sequence GTGAAGAAAATTTTGATCATACGGTTCTCATCTATAGGTGATATAGTTTTAACTACACCTGTAATTCGCTGTATTAAAAAACAGCTGGATGCAGAAGTACATTTTATCACTAAGAAAAGTTATTCTTCATTGTTTGAAGTAAATCCATACGTTGATAAATTATGGACCATAGATAAAGAGGTTACTGAAGTCACCAAAGCCTTAAAAGAAGAGAAATTTGATTTTATTGTTGATTTACATCACAACTTGAGAAGTTTTAGGTTGAAAAGCAAGTTGAGAAGACCATCTGCCAGCTTTCCTAAATTAAATAAGCACAAGTGGATGTTGACGAAACTAAAAATAAATAAAATGCCATCTAAACACATTGTTGACAGGTATTTTGAAGCAGTAAAACCATTGGGAGTAAAAAATGATCATGCAGGCTTAGATTACTTCATTCCTGAAAAATGGATGGTCAGTTTGGCTGACTACAACATCCCCAGAAAGTATTATTCATTTGTTATTGGAGCCAAATTTGGAACCAAGCGACTTCCAAATGAAAAGATCATTGAAATCATTCAGCATTTGGACAAAACTGTTGTTATACTTGGAGGGCCAGAAGATGTTGAAAATGCAGGTAAAATTGAAGCTGTTTGTGAAAATGTCGTCAATGTGGTTGGAAAAATAAATCTACATCAATCCGCTTCTATTTTGGATAGATCAGAAAAAGTAATCACACATGACACCGGTTTAATGCACATAGCTGCGGCGTTTAAAAAAGAAATTGTTTCAATATGGGGAAACACAAGTCCGGCATTTGGCATGTTTCCATATATCCCCAACGAAGAAGCCAATTTTAGTATTCATGAAGTGGAATTAAAATGCAGACCTTGTTCTAAAATAGGCTATGATAGATGCCCTAAAGGACATTTCAATTGTATGATGCTACAAGACACCAAAGCTATTGTGAAAGATATACAGGGATAA
- the dtd gene encoding D-aminoacyl-tRNA deacylase, producing the protein MKAVIQRASSASVSINSKVMGKIDVGYVILLGIAEDDTQEDIDWLANKIYNLRIFSDHDGLMNLSISDVDGGILLISQFTLYAKTKKGNRPSYIKAAKPEVAIPLYEKFISKMSEILGKEVQTGEFGANMQVSLVNDGPVTIIIDTKNKE; encoded by the coding sequence ATGAAAGCTGTTATTCAAAGAGCGTCATCTGCTTCTGTAAGCATCAACAGCAAAGTGATGGGAAAAATTGATGTCGGATATGTTATTCTGTTAGGAATAGCTGAAGATGACACACAAGAAGACATTGATTGGTTGGCAAACAAAATTTACAACTTGCGTATATTCTCAGATCATGATGGATTGATGAATTTATCCATCTCTGATGTGGATGGAGGCATTTTATTGATTTCACAATTCACTTTATACGCCAAAACAAAAAAAGGCAATCGCCCTTCATACATTAAAGCTGCCAAGCCAGAAGTTGCCATCCCATTGTACGAAAAATTCATTTCAAAAATGAGTGAGATACTAGGTAAAGAAGTACAAACCGGAGAATTTGGTGCTAATATGCAAGTGAGCTTAGTTAATGACGGTCCTGTCACAATTATCATAGACACAAAAAACAAAGAGTAA